Proteins co-encoded in one Halococcoides cellulosivorans genomic window:
- a CDS encoding MBL fold metallo-hydrolase, whose amino-acid sequence MQVSYHHANPHSGRESVLLRFYDEIHDQTTCILIDSGNGVDVDELLGDDEYLSAILLTHAHLDHYRTLGSNLRDQATIYATRETAAAIETRLQTNADHDDLDLSGDVRDALEPIVDWTEISPNVRIHPVPAGHAPGASGFVIQFDDGEDSYNLLASGDFTTRRAAGYPGLATEIPIDAVFLTVASNAEFPDQLTGAVETIVQRAHAGSTVLATASGTTGVHLAYLLDSLSQTTDRSIPVTVAGRVATVWDTLEYDRSTVEAVSVFDDPADVLQPGSVTIAGPEVPIAGSSKRLFEAMRDDGGATLIQVTSGAFDEIDSASCTVHEYELSNHPDEATIDAVVEEYEPIHVVVTHAQGRAARKYKDRYNSFVWAPNDDDQYTLYDEGWEGPPWVNDATHRRVMSRQYTQTDAMGQVMGSIDVGLPTVERLEDVDLEAEGLDTDRLDDALHRDVDGSAPAPEGDPADESAQTVSSSPGDAEEASQTDVVAADGSTAVDREESQEPTQDQSASLPSSIEEAADAIDAEAYGDILERLDRIEAAVTGTTTTATVVDAGDGVMLLRLTDDSIAEDLEHGQTIEIAVQTDDEPAIREEDETEP is encoded by the coding sequence ATGCAGGTCAGCTACCACCATGCGAACCCCCACAGCGGTCGCGAGTCCGTGCTCCTCAGATTCTACGACGAAATTCACGACCAGACGACCTGCATCCTCATCGACTCGGGCAACGGCGTCGACGTCGACGAGCTCCTCGGAGACGACGAATACCTCTCAGCGATCCTCCTCACGCACGCTCACCTCGACCACTACCGCACACTCGGGTCGAACCTTCGTGATCAGGCCACCATCTACGCGACGAGAGAGACGGCCGCAGCGATCGAAACACGTCTCCAGACCAACGCTGACCACGACGATCTCGACCTCTCAGGCGACGTTCGAGACGCATTGGAGCCGATCGTAGACTGGACGGAGATTTCTCCCAACGTTCGAATCCATCCGGTGCCGGCCGGGCACGCCCCGGGCGCCAGTGGGTTCGTGATCCAGTTCGACGACGGCGAGGACTCGTACAACCTGCTCGCGAGCGGCGACTTCACGACACGCCGAGCCGCGGGCTATCCGGGCCTGGCCACGGAGATTCCGATCGACGCGGTCTTCCTAACTGTCGCGTCGAACGCCGAGTTCCCCGACCAGTTGACCGGCGCTGTCGAGACCATCGTCCAGCGAGCGCACGCCGGCTCGACCGTCCTGGCGACGGCCAGTGGGACGACCGGTGTCCACCTCGCGTACTTGCTCGATAGCCTGAGCCAGACCACCGATCGTTCGATACCTGTCACCGTCGCCGGACGAGTTGCCACGGTGTGGGACACACTCGAGTACGATCGGTCCACCGTCGAGGCGGTCTCCGTGTTCGACGATCCAGCCGACGTGCTCCAGCCAGGCAGTGTGACGATCGCGGGGCCAGAAGTCCCCATCGCCGGGAGTAGTAAGCGACTGTTCGAGGCGATGCGAGACGACGGCGGAGCGACACTGATCCAGGTGACGAGTGGAGCCTTCGACGAGATCGACTCTGCCAGCTGTACCGTCCATGAGTACGAGTTGAGCAACCACCCGGACGAGGCGACGATCGACGCAGTCGTCGAGGAGTACGAGCCGATCCACGTCGTCGTGACCCACGCGCAGGGCCGTGCAGCCCGTAAGTACAAAGACAGGTACAACAGCTTCGTGTGGGCCCCCAATGATGACGATCAGTACACGCTCTACGACGAGGGATGGGAGGGACCACCGTGGGTGAACGACGCGACACACCGGCGCGTCATGTCCAGGCAGTATACCCAGACTGATGCGATGGGACAGGTGATGGGTTCGATCGATGTCGGACTGCCAACCGTCGAACGCCTCGAAGACGTTGACCTCGAGGCCGAAGGACTCGACACCGACCGTCTGGATGACGCACTGCACCGCGATGTCGATGGCTCGGCGCCCGCCCCAGAGGGTGATCCCGCCGATGAGAGTGCGCAAACAGTGAGTTCGTCTCCAGGAGATGCAGAAGAAGCATCGCAAACGGACGTGGTCGCCGCCGATGGATCAACGGCGGTAGATCGCGAGGAGAGTCAGGAACCGACTCAAGATCAGTCGGCCAGTTTGCCATCAAGTATCGAGGAAGCAGCCGATGCCATCGATGCAGAGGCGTATGGGGACATCCTCGAACGACTCGATCGGATCGAAGCCGCCGTAACCGGAACGACGACCACTGCGACCGTCGTCGACGCAGGGGACGGGGTCATGCTTCTCCGGTTGACCGACGATTCGATCGCCGAGGATTTGGAACACGGGCAAACGATCGAGATTGCAGTGCAGACTGATGACGAGCCAGCGATCCGCGAGGAAGACGAGACGGAGCCGTGA